A stretch of Vigna angularis cultivar LongXiaoDou No.4 chromosome 4, ASM1680809v1, whole genome shotgun sequence DNA encodes these proteins:
- the LOC108329857 gene encoding IQ domain-containing protein IQM1, translated as MGLSLSLLSSAWEEIVRHSFFGLSLNLNFGSKDGAVILRSGSFKKRESDTSSVLSKSASTTNGSSKLKDCRPEHMIFERNLSCIKGMEMMDSERSEHLQQKPVPVLSLPKEVVFSSPRPVSELDAAATKVQKVYKSYRTRRNLADCAVVVEELWWKALDFAALKRSSVSFFNVEKQETAMSKWARARTRAAKVGKGLSKDEKAQKLALQHWLEAIDPRHRYGHNLHMYYDIWFESQSTQPFFYWLDVGDGKEINLEKCPRAVLQRQCITYLGPKEREEYEVIVKDGKLVYRDGRFVDTDGKSKWIFVLSTTRSLYVGRKQKGSFQHSSFLSGAATTAAGRLVAKQGVLEAIWPYSGHYHPTEENFKEFISFLKEHNVDLSNVKKCAIDDDAPSMVGSTSFSDIKELQQIKGPPLPSTNGITINATTIHKETEKKVEVPVFDVSKRLTCKWSTGAGPRIGCVRDYPEHLQSMALEQVNLSPRPASARPYSYGPIPSPRPSPKVRMSPRIAYMGLPSPRRPISATS; from the exons ATGGGATTATCACTTTCATTACTCTCATCAGCCTGGGAAGAAATCGTTAGACATTCTTTCTTTGGTTTGTCTTTGAATTTGAACTTCGGTTCAAAAGATGGGGCTGTGATTTTGAGATCAGGTAGCTTCAAGAAAAGAGAATCAGACACCTCTTCTGTGTTGTCAAAGAGTGCCTCTACCACCAACGGCTCAAGCAAGTTGAAGGATTGCAGACCCGAACACATGATCTTTGAAAGAAACCTTTCATGCATTAAAGGAATGGAGATGATGGATTCTGAGAGAAGTGAACACTTGCAGCAGAAGCCAGTGCCTGTTCTTTCTCTGCCTAAAGAAGTGGTTTTCTCTTCCCCAAGACCAGTTAGTGAGCTTGATGCTGCCGCAACTAAAGTTCAGAAAGTCTACAAGAGTTACCGCACCAGAAGAAACCTTGCAGACTGTGCTGTTGTTGTGGAAGAGCTCTG GTGGAAGGCATTAGACTTTGCTGCTCTTAAAAGGAGTTCTGTTTCATTCTTTAATGTGGAGAAACAAGAAACAGCTATGTCAAAGTGGGCAAGAGCAAGGACAAGAGCTGCTAAG GTTGGAAAAGGTTTATCCAAGGATGAAAAGGCTCAAAAGTTGGCCCTGCAACATTGGCTCGAAGCT ATTGACCCACGTCATCGTTACGGACACAATCTGCACATGTATTACGATATCTGGTTTGAAAGCCAAAGCACACAACCATTTTTCTACTG GTTGGATGTTGGAGATGGCAAAGAAATTAATCTTGAGAAATGTCCCAGGGCCGTCCTGCAACGCCAGTGCATTACATATCTTGGACCA aaagaaagggaagaaTATGAAGTAATTGTGAAAGACGGAAAGCTAGTGTACAGAGACGGAAGGTTTGTGGACACTGATGGAAAGTCGAAATGGATATTTGTTCTGAGTACCACAAGGTCCTTGTATGTGGGGCGCAAGCAGAAAGGTTCATTTCAACACTCCAGCTTTCTTTCTGGTGCTGCTACAACAGCTGCAGGCAGATTAGTGGCTAAGCAGGGTGTGCTTGAG GCTATTTGGCCATACAGTGGTCATTATCACCCCACAGAAGAGAACTTCAAGGAATTTATAAGCTTTCTTAAGGAGCACAACGTGGACCTTTCGAATGTTAAG AAATGTGCTATAGATGATGATGCTCCTTCAATGGTTGGGTCCACTTCATTTAGTGACATTAAAGAGTTACAACAAATTAAGGGTCCCCCTCTACCTTCCACGAATGGCATCACCATAAATGCAACAACAATTCATAAAGAGACAGAAAAGAAGGTCGAGGTCCCAGTTTTTGACGTGTCTAAGAGGCTAACATGCAAGTGGTCTACAGGTGCAGGACCCAGGATCGGCTGTGTGCGTGACTACCCTGAACATCTTCAATCCATGGCCTTGGAGCAAGTCAACCTCTCCCCCAGGCCTGCTTCTGCACGCCCATATAGCTACGGCCCAATCCCATCCCCAAGGCCCAGCCCAAAAGTTAGAATGTCTCCAAGGATTGCTTACATGGGCCTACCCAGCCCAAGGCGCCCAATCTCTGCCACAAGTTAA
- the LOC108331588 gene encoding casein kinase 1-like protein 1, translating into MEPRVGNKFRLGRKIGSGSFGEIYLGTNIQNNEEVAVKLENVKTKHPQLLYESKLYRVLQGGTGIPDIRWFGVEGDYNVLVMDLLGPSLEDLFNFCSRKLSLKTVLMLADQMINRVEFVHCKSFLHRDIKPDNFLMGLGRRANQVYCIDFGLAKKYRDSSTHQHIPYRENKNLTGTARYASMNTHLGIEQSRRDDLESLGYVLMYFLRGSLPWQGLKAGTKKQKYERISEKKVSTSIEALCRGYPTEFASYFHYCRSLRFDDRPDYAYLKRIFRDLFIREGFQFDYVFDWTILKYQQSQLAAPPARAVGPAAGTSSAMPPAVTNADRQTGEEDGRPPGLISGDSTRRRMSGTISNTVNISRQKNPVTMDAALNKEAMLSKPNVLGQSSGSRRAGVSSSRDAFAGSDLDSRTRTTEVNPGMRKITSGRNASSHVKNYESAVKGIEVVAYVTKVSCEGI; encoded by the exons ATGGAACCTCGCGTTGGGAATAAGTTTCGGCTTGGTCGTAAGATCGGAAGCGGATCGTTTGGAGAGATCTATTTAG GTACTAACATTCAAAATAATGAAGAGGTTGCAGTTAAGCTT GAAAATGTCAAGACAAAACATCCTCAGTTGCTATATGAATCCAAGTTGTACAGAGTTCTCCAGGGAGGAA CTGGAATTCCTGATATTAGATGGTTTGGAGTTGAGGGAGATTACAATGTTCTAGTGATGGATCTGCTTGGACCTAGTCTTGAAGATCTATTTAACTTTTGCAGTAGAAAGCTCTCACTAAAGACAGTTCTCATGCTTGCTGATCAAATG atCAACCGTGTTGAGTTTGTTCATTGTAAATCTTTTCTACATCGGGATATCAAACCAGATAATTTCCTTATGGGATTGGGAAGGCGGGCAAACCAG GTTTACTGTATTGATTTTGGTTTGGCCAAAAAATATAGGGATAGTTCAACCCATCAACACATTCCATACAG agaaaataagaatttaactGGGACTGCTAGATATGCAAGTATGAATACCCACCTTGGCATTG AGCAGAGTCGAAGAGATGATTTGGAGTCTCTTGGTTATGTCTTGATGTACTTCCTGAGGGGAAG TCTCCCTTGGCAAGGACTTAAAGCGGGAACCAAGAAACAGAAATACGAGAGAATCAGTGAAAAAAAGGTTTCTACCTCTATTGAG GCATTGTGTCGAGGTTATCCAACAGAGTTTGCATCATACTTCCATTACTGCCGCTCATTAAGGTTTGATGATAGGCCAGATTATGCTTATCTCAAGAGAATATTTCGTGACCTGTTTATTCGTGAAG GATTCCAGTTTGATTATGTGTTTGATTGGACAATTTTGAAGTATCAGCAATCACAGCTAGCCGCACCTCCTGCACGTGCTGTT GGTCCTGCTGCTGGAACTAGTTCTGCAATGCCACCAGCTGTGACTAATGCTGATAGACAAACAG GAGAGGAAGACGGACGACCTCCTGGTCTGATTTCAGGGGATTCCACAAGGAGAAGAATGTCAGGCACCATCTCAAACACTGTAAATATTTCAAGACAGAAAAATCCTGTCACCATGGATGCTGCTCTTAATAAGGAAGCCATG TTATCAAAGCCCAATGTCTTGGGTCAGTCAAGTGGATCAAGGCGAGCGGGTGTTTCTAGTAGCCGGGATGCATTTGCTGGTAGTGATTTGGATTCTCGTACTCGTactactgaggttaaccctggAATGCGCAAAATAACATCTGGGAGAAATGCTTCTTCTCATGTCAAGAACTATGAAAGTGCTGTCAAGGGCATTGAAG TAGTTGCATACGTTACTAAGGTGAGCTGTGAAGGGATATGA
- the LOC108331391 gene encoding EPIDERMAL PATTERNING FACTOR-like protein 6, whose product MDLSTLTTPFGINPFRMSTTVKTRRMWYILMASILLTHLVGVKSKPLFLFDASTQQAPFKQSSTVADEQTRIQGVSKHAFDSTQGNERKTMLKSKGKGYKEALRGLSRLGSTPPRCAHKCGGCIPCDPIQIPTNNDLLGAQYANYEPEGWKCKCGNAYFNP is encoded by the exons ATGGACCTATCTACTCTCACAACACCCTTTGGCATAAATCCTTTTAGGATGTCCACAACTGTGAAGACAAGAAGAATGTGGTACATTCTAATGGCTTCAATTCTACTCACACACTTGGTCGGTGTAAAAAGCAAGCCTTTGTTTCTGTTTGATGCTTCAACTCAACAAG CACCCTTCAAGCAGTCTTCCACAGTAGCTGATGAACAAACAAGAATTCAAGGCGTATCAAAACATGCTTTTGACTCTACACAG GGGAATGAAAGAAAAACTATGTTGAAATCAAAGGGAAAAGGGTACAAAGAAGCATTGAGGGGACTGAGCAGGTTAGGGTCAACACCACCAAGGTGTGCGCACAAGTGTGGAGGCTGTATTCCCTGTGATCCTATTCAAATTCCTACCAACAATGATCTTCTGGGTGCTCAGTATGCCAATTACGAGCCTGAAGGATGGAAGTGCAAATGTGGCAATGCTTATTTCAATCCATGA